The following are encoded together in the Lathyrus oleraceus cultivar Zhongwan6 chromosome 3, CAAS_Psat_ZW6_1.0, whole genome shotgun sequence genome:
- the LOC127129610 gene encoding uncharacterized protein LOC127129610 produces MLFAPQNVSIQAIAPETSRPASQVALPAVDPARPADYQLLDDRIRAIEGFSAFGIDTRDLCLVPNAVLPQKFKVPDLPKYKGLSCPRSYITMYCRKMVLYIDNDDLLIHFFQDSLFGASLDWYMGLERTKIRSWRDLSKAFLKQYKYNLDMAPTRLQLQNQAQRSNETFKEYAQRWREMASRVRPALSDNELVDIFMGTLQGLYYEKMIGSSSTNFTDMVTIDERLENGVKSRKITDTTAPQTTNKRSHGGFAKKKEGEANDVTAGAHPQYQFPMAPMSYYPYLYVAATQYQQPSCQYQS; encoded by the coding sequence ATGTTGTTCGCTCCACAGAATGTGTCTATTCAGGCAATAGCTCCTGAAACCTCTCGACCAGCCAGTCAGGTCGCTCTTCCCGCTGTTGATCCGGCCAGACCTGCGGATTATCAGCTATTAGACGACAGAATAAGGGCTATTGAGGGTTTCTCAGCCTTTGGTATCGACACTCGAGATCTTTGCTTAGTTCCAAATGCGGTGCTCCCGCAAAAATTCAAGGTGCCAGACCTCCCAAAATACAAAGGTCTAAGCTGCCCTCGTAGTTATATCACGATGTATTGCAGGAAGATGGTGTTGTACATCGATAATGATGACTTGCtgatccatttcttccaagatAGTCTGTTTGGAGCTTCTCTGGattggtacatgggtttggaaCGTACTAAGATCCGATCATGGAGGGACCTATCTAAGGCTTTTTTGAAACAATATAAGTATAATCTTGACATGGCTCCGACAAGGCTTCAGTTACAGAACCAAGCGCAAAGATCTAATGAAAcctttaaagagtatgctcagcgttggcGCGAGATGGCGTCCAGGGTCAGACCAGCATTGTCTGATAATGAACTTGTGGATATCTTCATGGGTACGCTTCAAGGGTTGTACTATGAGAAGATGATTGGAAGTTCGTCTACAAACTTCACAGATATGGTAACTATCGATGAACGATTAGAAAATGGGGTGAAATCAAGGAAGATCACTGATACAACCGCTCCACAGACAACGAATAAGAGGTCGCATGGGGGCTTCGCAAAGAAGAAAGAGGGGGAAGCAAATGATGTGACGGCAGGTGCCCACCCCCAATATCAGTTTCCGATGGCCCCTATGTCGTACTATCCCTATCTGTATGTCGCTGCAACTCAGTATCAACAACCGTCATGTCAGTATCAATCGTAG